One window of Methanomassiliicoccales archaeon genomic DNA carries:
- a CDS encoding DNA polymerase domain-containing protein, with protein sequence MRGWIIDCYADTKDDSMVLWLWTAKGVRKIVDRKFRPAFYVWAPEGKLAELRSGLSIAGIGEQTVEKHRTWLGEKKRDVVKIVPDCYLSLMPTAKMIDRWGLYRDYRLFNVDFRMDHRYYLAHGIFPMGLLDTGERYHHLDQPYRLDYPIPNLKVMRLDIKVNARNHIPTYEDPLRSASLGGDEVDGTEEDVLQGVLELVRRKDPDIILTQNGDSFYLPYLSHRAEKLGMEFDLGREKGVRNAKGKSYFTYGRIVYKPPAQKLRGRIHIDADSSFTFEEGGLYGLIDMTRMSRISLQEMSRLSPGTAISSMQVNEAVRCGTLVLWKKNLPENFKTAGELIVSDRGGFIYEPKVGIHDRVAEFDFASLYPSIMVVHNISPETLQCDCCPDSRLIVPEIGYRICERGPGLLPRVLGPIVHRRLALKKLAKSGSRNAKKYDSLAKALKWLLVTCFGYTGYRNARFGRIECHEAINAFGREILLRTSALAEQRGFRVLHGIVDSLWLQGDGDTEAFATDVKKIEKIPLVLDGIYNWIVFLPNITTGVGALNRYYGVFESGEVKIRGIALRKHDTTTIVRELQQAMLDRLAKCKDSREFREAIPEVLDIVGGYVETLRSGSVPLDKLVIRKSVSKELEEYTQHNESFEALQQMKRNGFSVPPGEAIEYVVLAGEERVKVAKFLDGDETYDPEKYVELSLRAASELLVPFGYDIATMRMLFSNEEEQGAARDTGATDPPRPVGIAPAELERYETEPAVDHADLFTGQTVQEYVAEGAEGGEEQYLPFAGESGDDG encoded by the coding sequence ATGAGGGGCTGGATCATCGACTGCTATGCCGACACCAAGGACGATTCGATGGTCCTGTGGCTGTGGACGGCCAAGGGCGTCCGGAAGATCGTGGACAGGAAGTTCCGCCCGGCGTTCTACGTATGGGCCCCGGAGGGGAAGCTGGCCGAGCTGCGCTCCGGCCTGAGCATCGCCGGCATCGGCGAGCAGACGGTGGAGAAGCACCGGACCTGGCTCGGGGAGAAGAAACGGGACGTGGTGAAGATCGTGCCGGACTGCTACCTTTCGCTTATGCCTACGGCCAAGATGATAGACCGCTGGGGCCTGTACCGGGACTACAGACTTTTCAACGTCGACTTCCGCATGGACCACCGATACTATCTGGCGCACGGAATATTCCCCATGGGCCTGCTGGACACCGGCGAGCGGTACCATCACCTGGACCAGCCCTACCGGCTGGACTATCCCATACCGAACCTGAAGGTCATGCGCCTGGACATCAAGGTCAACGCCCGGAACCACATCCCGACCTATGAGGACCCTCTGCGCTCCGCCTCACTGGGCGGGGATGAGGTCGACGGCACTGAGGAGGACGTGCTCCAAGGCGTCCTGGAGCTGGTCCGCCGTAAGGACCCGGACATCATCCTGACGCAGAACGGCGACAGCTTCTACCTGCCCTACCTCTCGCACCGGGCGGAGAAGCTGGGAATGGAGTTCGACCTCGGCCGTGAGAAGGGAGTGCGGAACGCCAAGGGCAAGAGCTACTTCACCTACGGCCGCATCGTCTACAAGCCGCCGGCGCAGAAGCTGCGCGGACGGATACACATCGACGCCGACAGCTCGTTCACCTTCGAGGAGGGCGGACTTTACGGGCTGATCGACATGACCAGGATGTCCCGGATATCCCTGCAGGAGATGTCCCGGCTCTCACCCGGCACGGCGATCAGCTCGATGCAGGTGAACGAGGCGGTGCGATGCGGGACGCTGGTGCTCTGGAAGAAGAACCTGCCGGAGAACTTCAAGACCGCCGGCGAGCTGATCGTATCGGACCGGGGCGGTTTCATCTACGAGCCGAAGGTGGGCATCCACGACCGGGTGGCGGAGTTCGATTTCGCATCGCTCTATCCCAGCATCATGGTGGTCCACAACATCTCCCCGGAGACGCTGCAGTGCGACTGCTGCCCCGATTCCAGGCTGATCGTCCCGGAGATAGGCTACCGCATATGCGAGAGGGGGCCGGGGCTGCTTCCGCGGGTGCTCGGCCCGATCGTCCACCGCCGGCTGGCGCTGAAGAAACTGGCCAAGAGCGGGTCCCGGAATGCCAAGAAGTACGATTCCCTGGCCAAGGCGCTGAAATGGCTGCTGGTGACCTGCTTCGGATACACCGGCTACCGTAACGCCCGCTTCGGGCGGATCGAGTGCCACGAGGCCATCAACGCCTTTGGCAGGGAGATACTGCTGCGGACGTCGGCACTGGCGGAGCAGCGCGGCTTCCGCGTTCTGCATGGCATCGTGGACTCGCTCTGGCTCCAGGGGGACGGGGACACCGAGGCGTTCGCCACCGACGTGAAGAAGATCGAGAAGATACCGCTGGTGCTGGACGGCATCTACAACTGGATCGTCTTCCTGCCGAACATCACCACCGGCGTGGGAGCGCTGAACCGTTATTACGGGGTGTTCGAGAGCGGCGAGGTCAAGATCCGCGGCATCGCGCTGAGGAAGCATGACACCACCACCATCGTGCGGGAGCTGCAGCAGGCGATGCTCGACCGGTTGGCCAAGTGCAAGGACTCAAGGGAGTTCCGGGAAGCGATACCGGAAGTGCTGGACATCGTCGGCGGGTACGTCGAGACGCTGCGCTCCGGCTCCGTGCCCCTGGACAAGCTGGTGATAAGGAAGAGCGTCTCCAAGGAGCTGGAGGAGTACACGCAGCACAATGAGTCGTTCGAGGCATTGCAGCAGATGAAGCGCAACGGCTTCTCGGTGCCGCCCGGGGAGGCGATCGAGTATGTCGTGCTGGCCGGCGAGGAGCGGGTCAAGGTGGCGAAGTTCCTGGACGGCGATGAGACATACGACCCGGAGAAGTATGTGGAACTCTCGCTGCGGGCAGCATCGGAGCTGCTGGTGCCGTTCGGGTATGACATCGCGACGATGCGAATGCTGTTCTCAAACGAAGAGGAGCAGGGGGCAGCACGCGATACCGGCGCGACAGACCCACCGCGCCCTGTGGGGATCGCGCCAGCGGAACTGGAACGATACGAGACGGAGCCGGCCGTCGACCATGCAGATCTCTTCACCGGACAGACCGTCCAGGAATATGTGGCAGAGGGCGCCGAGGGAGGGGAGGAACAGTATCTCCCATTCGCCGGCGAGTCCGGCGATGACGGCTGA